The nucleotide sequence CTTTTAGCCGATGAAGTTAAAAATTTACTTTTTTCTTTTGAAAGCCTCGCTCTTTAGGGCGGGGATGCAGTAATTCTAAAGCAAGCTCTTGGGCAAGAAAGCAAAAAATATTTAAATCCCAAATGCATACCATACACTAGAGGGTTCGAAATGAAGAGTGGAACACCAAAGTTTAGTTCAACAAGACATGCAAAACACTTCATAGCCTACCATTTCGTGTGGATTCCAAAATACCGCAGGGATATTCTTGTTGGAAAAGTTGCTGAAAGGTTAAAAGAAATGCTCAAGGGGTACGCCAAAGAAATTGGCTGTGAGGTAATTTCTCTCGAGGTAACTCCCGACCACGTGCATGTTTTCCTCAGGGCGAAGCCCAATTTATCGCCAGCACAAATCGTAAACCACTTGAAGGGGAAGAGTGCGAGAAAACTTTTAATGGAATTTCCCGAATTGAGGGCGAAAACCACTCATGGTAGGCTTTGGTCTCGCTCCTATTTTGTAGCAACAGTTGGATGCATAACTGATGAGGTTGTCAAACATTATATTGAAACCCAATGGGAGCGTGAGTTAAAACGAAAAGGACTGTAACAATCAAACTCCAGCCTTCAAAGGAAGTTGAAAAAATCCTCTTCGAGTTAGCAGACACTGGAGCCAAAGTCTGGAATGAGGTAAATTATTTGAGGAGGCAGCAATTCTTCAACCACGAGAGAGTAGACTTCAACAAGACTGAAAAAACCGTTTACGAGAAATACAAGGGGAGAATCGGCTCGGCAACAGTCCAGCAGATTTGTAGGAAGAATGCTGAAAGCTGGAAGTCATTCTTCACACTTATCAAGAAGAAAAAACAAGGGGAATTACCAAAGTGGTTGAAGCCAAAACCACCAAACTACCAAAAAGAAAACGGCAAGAGAAAACCGTTAATAGTTTTGAGGAATGACCAGTACAAGATTGAGGATAACAAGTTAATCCTCAAGGGGCTTGGAAAATTTGGGAAGTTGGAAGTTCAATTCAAGGGGAGGATTCATTGGAAGGGCAAGCAGGGGAGATTAGAAATCGTTTACGATAATGTAAAGAGGAAATTCTACGCTCACATTACCTTTCACGTTCAAGAAAAGTTGTCCAGAAATGGTTGGGTTAAAGTTCCAAGACAACCAAAAGGAAACCTCACGGCAGGAATTGACTTGGGCGTGAATAATTTGATTGCAGTTTATGTCGAGAATGGTGAAGGCTTCTTGGTTAATGGAAGACCATTAAAATCTATAGCCTTCTACTGGCAGAAGAAGATTTCAGA is from Thermococcus paralvinellae and encodes:
- the tnpA gene encoding IS200/IS605 family transposase, with product MKSGTPKFSSTRHAKHFIAYHFVWIPKYRRDILVGKVAERLKEMLKGYAKEIGCEVISLEVTPDHVHVFLRAKPNLSPAQIVNHLKGKSARKLLMEFPELRAKTTHGRLWSRSYFVATVGCITDEVVKHYIETQWERELKRKGL